The following proteins are co-located in the Calliphora vicina chromosome 2, idCalVici1.1, whole genome shotgun sequence genome:
- the Ziz gene encoding dedicator of cytokinesis protein 9 isoform X2, producing MAERKFTRALNKPGMAAQLRETVSQVVRESAVLNKPLVVEPIDFESFISKNKTLIQNDPQRELLIYPSDDVSEKILPRKLRTKSKSITDRFEPPNESIVCPLHGANSGSTPNGSHNVTRQNSNASNSPRLTQRQLSSQSTASNGSIQQHQNGGNISRKCSQTSTAQLNSIKSPTSSLESYESALSTNGTSKSISSSSSTLKSSNLAQPEDDDDLDTVGDGLSNNGVGPPAKPKFECSRFTRQALYTYRAKNHLIHYKYHEYGGTCHDLPKKTPSEVLKEEVYEIDADQDRIDEQMSRSQADSITKQGFLFKGPDSGYDRMFANIGNKSFKRRYCYLRQEVDGTYILELHKDEKQGEAKATIVMDFCTEVVQNPKRGRYCFELRMTAGHKSFTLAAENEDDLKDWLNKLSSVLQQNKIQEDKRVASLERTPPPSPNTVMFGTLKGLDQSMNPQLIKYGRETDISIAQARRENRRRLFANYQSTTKATPADNVDQYREQFGKRIFLSCQSLKFRLQCPSDSQSTADGSHVCQVEPYITSLALYDVRAGRKLTESFYFNINDEHVRDMLPTTPVPQSVATSNVPKKDVHDERTRSTSQAYSTLIENLSAELQKCTKEHFAQLKQALFSVTSPHPDIFLVLKIEKILQGNIVQAVEPYLKANRDPRFAQKLHKNIRNYSQNIGHYRQPFAWAAKPLFRLYSSELDTEKDGEFEFNTIYRQEVNKLKDEELLKLLSEYRKPDKLSKLTVIPGQLKLMIDEVEKVEGSFTKSLVPLVNFTFPPTKPATLEITEFQSTSERDCHPFTTFCNHLFVYPLNLQFDSQKIFSRARNITVVVELRDSDHENSKPLKCIYGRPGQDFLVSQIACPVLHHNTTPLWYEELKLRLPLGIFPEHHLLFSFYHVACNLGKKRDANATFETPIGYAWLPLLQKGKINLDEQVVAVAATLPVGYLSIQPLGLGKGNCGPDIQWIDNQRPLFGVALRMDSTVHTADQHLHNFFAHSERLLEGGKTSAMPAETETCKILKAAHAIDITTLINYLPTILNELFTLLVHTQSEEVGLNIIRLLINIIHMIIEEAGRKELLTSYVTYVFHSPYYSQKTSRTVHGELCKHLPSILHPNNTDFLVVNKFMRYSGIFFDLIVKSMSQHLLDTGRIRMLRNERFPKEFPERLENLIKVLIPYLISRYKDLPVETQHLNKSLSQFVRRALTFMDRGFVFKLIRYYMEQFSPGDSRVLQEFKFNFLQEICQHEHYVPFNLPFVLNPKNRPPEMMQHFNLTEDFCRQHFLSGLLLQELKSSLNEVGNVRKHALMVLKNLLAKHELDDRYQNRGQLSRIALLYVPWLGIVMDNIQRIDDLSEVTTPNGHVYADSASYTQRLSCSSSYVFGKDSTLNSNTSTPRGKNRATLHIEHPSPVRASVHLKETNYLAAIAGTVITNGCSDSSLNSLTSDSQNSQDTTLGANSNGNHIENMDVALRNGHNRSISVTHATVMQRCDKFSAAESKDLLLGFLFVIKHLSQEQMIGWWQNCNETETINFMTILELCLIQFRYVGKKNLHLNEESRDARALRAAKASTLPARTSPAALENSSNLNDTGTLNLTHNRENLLSETTRSQQALYESNLATEVGMIILDCLGLFAVQFKLKLIDSLILPKLARVYLKFLQLGQSENLSKHVFAALRAFINNFSPALFKGNAILCGQMVYELLKACDSRLVQIRHESCAVLYLLMRSNFEFSGRKGLTRVHLQVIISVSQMIGNVIGLNNARFQESLSVINSYANSDKAMKGTGFPVEVKDLTRRVRTVLMATAQMQAHHMDPERLLELQYSLANSYASTPELRHTWLVTMARNHEQNGNISEAACCHLHIAALMSEYLRLKGGGSINWGSLAFSKISRNINRDEQGLKLDAGSQDSQYTELMLLEQLKQCAVFLDSAERYECLGELYKLILPIYERTRNYNDLQESYEHLAKAYSKIIEVNRSGKRMLGRFYRVVFFGMMYFEEDHAVEYVYKEPKLTSLSEISERLAKQYKEKFGADVVKLIMDSSPVNINDLDPKLAYIQVTHVIPFFTKDELDQRLNEFEQNHDVDTFMYETPFTKSGAARGAVEEQWKRKTVIKTTYSFPYVLKRIPVKAREIIELSPIEVAIDEMQTKVSELEETILPPADVKKLQLRLQGSVAVQVNAGPLAYAQVFLDPKIVNNFSVDRVEDLKDVFRDFIGVCHTALQLNARMICSDQKEYHNALKENYQKLCQALSDLLDEPFQPLDDSANNTQRNSMALFNAISGASNNSSFPVY from the exons aaTAAACCCCTAGTTGTGGAACCTATAGACTTTGAAAGCTTTATCTCCAAAAACAAAACTCTAATACAAAATGATCCCCAAAGAGAATTGCTTATATATCCAAGTGATGATGTATCG GAAAAAATTCTACCCCGCAAATTACGCACAAAATCCAAATCGATAACAGATCGCTTTGAGCCACCAAATGAATCGATAGTTTGTCCCTTGCATGGTGCTAACAGTGGTTCCACACCCAACGGATCACACAATGTAACACGACAAAACAGCAATGCTTCCAACAGTCCGCGTTTGACGCAACGTCAATTAAGTAGTCAATCCACAGCTTCTAATGGTTCCATACAGCAGCACCAGAATGGTGGTAATATTTCACGTAAATGTTCACAAACCTCAACGGCACAACTTAATTCAATTAAGTCACCTACCTCATCACTGGAATCATACGAGTCTGCATTGTCAACGAATGGCACAAGTAAATCCATATCTTCCTCCTCATCAACACTCAAATCAAGTAATCTAGCCCAGCCAGAAGACGATGACGATTTAGATACTGTAGGTGATGGCTTGTCAAATAATGGTGTTGGTCCGCCGGCCAAACCGAAATTTGAATGTTCACGTTTTACGCGGCAGGCTTTGTACACGTATCGggcaaaaaatcatttaatccATTATAAATATCATGAATATGGTGGCACCTGTCATGATTTGCCAAA aaaaactccCTCTGAAGTTCTTAAAGAAGAAGTATATGAAATCGATGCCGATCAAGATCGTATTGATGAGCAAATGTCTCGCTCTCAAGCTGATTCCATTACAAAACAAGGCTTTTTATTCAAAGGCCCTGATTCCGGTTATGATCGTATGTTTGCCAATATTGGCAACAAGTCTTTTAAAAGAAG atattgcTATTTACGTCAGGAAGTAGATGGTACTTATATATTAGAACTGCATAAGGATGAAAAACAGGGTGAGGCCAAGGCCACAATAGTCATGGACTTTTGTACTGAAGTTGTGCAG AATCCCAAACGTGGTCGCTATTGTTTTGAATTACGTATGACTGCCGGTCATAAATCCTTTACATTGGCTGCCGAAAACGAAGATGATCTCAAGGATTGGTTAAACAAACTCTCATCAGTattgcaacaaaacaaaatccaAGAAGATAAACGTGTTGCATCGTTAGAAAGAACACCTCCTCCAAGTCCCAATACCGTAATGTTTGGCACTCTTAAGGGTCTGGATCAATCTATGAATCCGCAACTAATCAAATATGGACGAGAAACAGATATATCCATAGCTCAGGCTCGACGAGAAAACAGACGACGGCTTTTTGCCAACTATCAATCAACAACTAAAGCAACACCAGCCGATAATGTAGATCAGTACAGAGAACAATTTGGTAAACGTATATTCCTTAGTTGTCAGAGTCTGAAATTCCGCCTACAATGTCCTTCTGATAGTCAAAGTACGGCAGATGGCAGTCATGTGTGTCAGGTCGAGCCTTATATAACTAGTCTGGCTCTGTATGATGTACGCGCAGGTCGCAAACTTACAGAATCGTTTTACTTCAATATAAATGATGAGCATGTTCGTGATATGTTACCCACTACGCCGGTGCCACAATCGGTGGCCACTTCAAATGTTCCCAAAAAAGATGTGCACGATGAACGCACCAGAAGTACTTCGCAAGCCTATAGTAcgcttatagaaaatctttcggCGGAATTACAAAAATGCACAAAGGAGCACTTTGCCCAATTGAAACAGGCTTTATTCTCTGTCACCTCTCCTCATCCAGACATATTTCTTGTCCTTAAGATAGAAAAAATCTTGCAAGGAAATATAGTACAGGCCGTAGAACCCTATTTGAAAGCCAATAGAGATCCCAGATTTGCTCAAAAATTGCACAAGAATATACGCAACTATTCCCAGAATATTGGTCATTATAGACAACCATTTGCTTGGGCGGCTAAGCCATTGTTTCGTCTGTACAGCAGTGAATTAGATACGGAAAAGGATggtgaatttgaatttaataccATCTACCGACAAGAAGTAAATAAACTCAAAGACGAAGAGTTGTTAAAACTATTATCCGAATATCGAAAACCAGATAAATTAAGTAAACTGACGGTAATACCGGGTCAATTGAAATTAATGATTGATGAGGTGGAAAAGGTGGAAG GCTCATTTACCAAATCATTAGTACCTTTGGTAAATTTCACCTTCCCCCCTACCAAGCCAGCCACTTTAGAAATAACTGAATTCCAAAGTACTTCCGAACGAGATTGTCATCCATTTACGACATTTTGTAATCATTTATTTGTATATCCCTTAAATTTACAATTCGATAGCCAAAAGATATTTTCACGAGCTCGTAATATTACGGTCGTGGTAGAATTAAGAGATTCGGACCATGAAAATTCAAAACCCTTAAAG TGCATCTATGGCCGGCCGGGTCAAGATTTCCTAGTCTCCCAAATTGCTTGTCCCGTTTTACATCACAACACCACACCTTTGTGGTATGAAGAATTAAAATTACGTCTACCTTTGGGAATTTTTCCCGAACATCatcttttgttttcattttatcatGTTGCTTGTAATCTGGGCAAAAAACGTGATGCAAATGCTACATTTGAGACACCCATCGGCTATGCCTGGCTGCCGTTATTACAAAAGGGTAAAATAAATTTGGATGAACAAGTCGTAGCAGTAGCAGCCACCTTGCCTGTTGGATATTTAAGCATTCAGCCCTTGGGCTTGGGCAAAGGG AATTGTGGGCCAGATATACAATGGATCGATAATCAGCGGCCACTCTTTGGTGTGGCTCTGCGCATGGACTCTACAGTACACACGGCTGATCAACATTTACACAATTTCTTTGCTCACTCCGAGCGTCTATTGGAGGGCGGCAAAACCTCTGCAATGCCGGCCGAAACAGAAAcctgtaaaatattaaaagcagCCCATGCCATTGATATTACGACACTCATCAATTATTTACCCACCATACTAAATGAATTGTTCACTTTATTGGTGCACACTCAATCCGAAGAGGTGGGCCTAAATATTATACGTTTGCTGATTAACATCATACACATGATTATCGAGGAGGCTGGTCGTAAGGAGTTATTAACTTCATATGTAACCTATGTCTTCCATTCACCCTATTATTCTCAAAAGACATCGCGTACTGTCCATGGTGAATTGTGCAAACATTTGCCCTCAATTCTACATCCTAATAATACAGACTTTTTGGTGGTCAATAAATTTATGCGTTATTCGGGCATATTTTTCGATTTGATTGTGAAAAGTATGTCGCAACATCTTTTGGATACGGGCAGAATTCGCATGTTAAGAAATGAAAGATTTCCCAAAGAATTTCCCGAAAGATTGGAGAATCTTATTAAGGTATTGATACCATATCTAATATCACGCTACAAAGATTTACCCGTGGAAACCCAGCACCTTAATAAGTCGTTATCACAGTTTGTACGTAGAGCCTTGACCTTTATGGATCGgggttttgttttcaaattaatacgCTACTACATGGAACAGTTTTCTCCGGGAGATTCTCGTGTCTTGcaggaattcaaatttaattttctgcaAGAAATATGCCAACATGAACATTATGTGCCCTTCAACTTGCCATTTGTTTTGAATCCCAAAAATCGTCCTCCCGAAATGATGCAACATTTTAATCTGACCGAGGATTTCTGCCGGCAACATTTTTTGTCAGGCTTATTGCTGCAAGAATTAAAAAGTAGTTTAAATGAAGTAGGCAATGTTCGGAAACATGCCTTGATGGTGTTGAAGAATCTCTTGGCCAAACATGAATTGGATGATCGTTATCAAAATAGAGGTCAACTGTCTAGAATTGCTTTGTTGTATGTACCCTGGTTGGGTATAGTAATGGATAATATACAAAGAATCGATGATCTCTCAGAAGTTACCACACCCAATGGCCATGTCTATGCCGACTCAGCTTCCTATACCCAAAGGCTATCATGCTCCAGTAGTTATGTGTTTGGCAAAGATTCCACCCTGAATTCCAACACCTCTACACCCAGAGGTAAAAACAGAGCTACGTTACACATAGAACATCCTAGTCCCGTAAGAGCTTCCGTACATCTTAAGGAAACCAACTACTTGGCTGCAATTGCTGGTACCGTCATTACAAATGGCTGTTCAGATTCTTCTCTCAACTCTTTAACGTCCGATTCACAAAACTCTCAGGATACCACATTGGGTGCCAATAGCAATGGtaatcatatagaaaatatggatgtGGCTTTAAGAAATGGCCACAATCGCTCCATTAGCGTTACTCATGCCACGGTCATGCAAAGATGTGATAAATTCTCAGCTGCCGAGAGCAAAGATCTTCTGTTGGGTTTTCTGTTTGTCATTAAACATCTTTCGCAAGAACAAATGATTGGCTGGTGGCAAAATTGCAATGAAACCGAGACCATTAATTTTATGACCATTTTGGAATTGTGTCTCATACAATTTCGTTATGTAGGTAAGAAAAATCTGCACTTGAATGAAGAGTCCAGAGATGCTCGAGCTTTGAGAGCAGCCAAAGCCAGTACTCTACCAGCCAGAACCTCGCCAGCCGCTTTGGAAAACTCCTCCAATTTAAATGACACAGGTACCCTAAATCTTACACACAATCGGGAGAATTTATTAAGTGAAACTACTAGAAGTCAACAGGCTCTGTATGAATCCAATCTAGCTACAGAGGTGGGCATGATTATTTTGGATTGTTTGGGACTATTTGCAGTACAGTTTAAACTCAAACTTATAGACAGCCTGATATTACCCAAATTGGCGCGTGTTTATCTCAAGTTCTTGCAACTGGGTCAATCGGAAAATCTATCGAAACATGTTTTTGCAGCTCTGCGTGCTTTTATCAACAACTTTTCGCCGGCTCTCTTTAAAGGCAATGCCATATTGTGCGGTCAAATGGTATACGAACTACTAAAGGCGTGTGACAGTCGTCTAGTGCAAATTAGACATGAATCCTGTGCCGTTCTTTACCTACTAATGCGTAGTAATTTTGAGTTCAGCGGCCGTAAAGGTCTAACAAGGGTACATTTACAAGTCATCATTTCGgtgtcacaaatgattggcaATGTAATCGGTCTCAACAATGCACGATTCCAGGAGAGTTTATCGGTTATCAATAGTTATGCGAATAGCGATAAAGCCATGAAGGGTACCGGTTTTCCAGTTGAGGTTAAAGATCTTACGAGGCGCGTACGTACTGTTTTGATGGCCACTGCCCAAATGCAAGCCCACCATATGGATCCAGAACGTTTGCTAGAATTACAATATTCTTTGGCTAATTCCTATGCCTCCACTCCGGAACTAAGACACACCTGGCTGGTGACAATGGCTCGTAATCATGAACAAAATGGTAACATTTCGGAAGCAGCCTGTTGTCATCTACATATAGCCGCCTTAATGTCGGAATATCTACGCCTAAAGGGAGGCGGTAGCATTAATTGGGGTTCTTTGGCTTTTAGCAAAATTTCACGCAATATCAATCGTGATGAACAAGGACTCAAATTGGATGCTGGTTCCCAAGACTCTCAATATACGGAATTAATGCTATTGGAACAATTAAAACAATGTGCCGTGTTCTTGGACTCAGCCGAACGTTACGAGTGTCTGGGAGAATTGTACAAGTTAATATTGCCGATTTATGAGAGAACAAGAAATTACAACGACTTGCAGGAATCCTATGAACATTTGGCCAAAGCTTATAGTAAAATAATAGAGGTTAATCGTTCGGGAAAACGTATGCTGGGCAGATTTTATCGTGTGGTTTTCTTTGGAATG atGTATTTCGAAGAAGATCATGCTGTGGAGTATGTTTACAAGGAGCCCAAATTGACTTCATTAAGTGAGATTTCAGAACGCTTAGCAAAGCAATACAAGGAGAAATTTGGTGCCGatgttgttaaattaataaTGGATTCATCACCg gtTAATATAAATGACCTCGATCCCAAATTGGCCTACATCCAAGTAACACATGTGATACCATTCTTTACCAAAGATGAACTTGATCAACGACTTAATGAGTTTGAACAAAATCATGATGTTGATACATTTATGTATGAAACGCCATTTACTAAATCGGGAGCAGCCAGAGGTGCCGTCGAGGAGCAATGGAAACGCAAAACCGTGATAAAAA CTACCTATTCATTCCCCTATGTGCTAAAACGTATACCCGTTAAAGCAAGGGAAATTATAGAGTTGAGTCCCATTGAAGTGGCCATAGATGAAATGCAAACCAAAGTATCAGAGTTAGAGGAAACCATACTACCACCAGCCgatgttaaaaaattacaactaAGATTACAAGGCAGTGTAGCAGTACAAGTGAATGCTGGTCCCCTGGCTTATGCCCAAGTCTTTTTGGATCCAAAAATAGTTAATAATTTCTCAGTAGATCGTGTAGAAGATTTAAAAGATGTTTTcag aGATTTCATAGGCGTTTGTCATACCGCTTTACAATTGAATGCCCGCATGATATGCAGCGATCAAAAGGAGTACCACAATGCTTTAAAGGAAAACTATCAGAAGCTGTGCCAGGCCTTAAGCGATTTGCTGGATGAACCTTTCCAACCATTGGATGACAGTGCCAATAATACACAACGCAATAGCATGGCCTTATTTAATGCCATAAGTGGAGCTTCAAATAACTCAA gttttCCAGTTTACTAA